The following coding sequences are from one Kushneria phosphatilytica window:
- a CDS encoding ChuX/HutX family heme-like substrate-binding protein — MTLSAVLFEAFEEARLRAPQLDSQQLAELLGISEGELQAARLGHGVRSLCLTACDLAMMLPRLGPLEIVTEAHHASLSSRIEHCRIDVGARHAHLAQGNTLAIEMLLPGWYWACLSHERRPGEEDTAPCVQIFNRFGQAIHRLYALQPAHPAWRALRFYTSRITPGFTRCIDLFHQATPPSQSSLIEQWQHLRNELDLRQLLRRHRLRRIDANRAVAGHFSQRINTNRFIMAMASTCHDSRLTRLRMCHTGLLHQHCDRFTFLSPGANQWLQLEGSTLSLSLDTLALAEAWEVIRPGASGSQTVLEAFDQQGHLMVALEAAQPVA; from the coding sequence ATGACGCTATCCGCCGTACTGTTCGAAGCCTTTGAGGAAGCACGCCTGCGCGCCCCGCAGCTGGACAGCCAACAGCTGGCCGAACTGCTGGGCATCAGCGAAGGAGAACTACAGGCTGCCAGACTGGGCCACGGAGTTCGGTCGCTGTGCCTGACCGCCTGCGATCTGGCAATGATGCTGCCACGACTGGGACCGCTTGAAATCGTAACCGAGGCCCATCACGCCTCCCTGAGCAGCCGCATCGAACACTGCCGAATCGATGTAGGGGCACGCCACGCCCATCTTGCCCAGGGCAATACGCTAGCCATTGAAATGCTGCTGCCCGGCTGGTACTGGGCCTGCCTCTCTCATGAGCGCCGCCCCGGGGAAGAAGACACCGCCCCCTGCGTACAGATTTTCAACCGTTTCGGACAGGCCATTCACAGGCTGTATGCCCTGCAACCGGCGCATCCGGCCTGGCGCGCCCTGCGTTTTTATACTTCGCGGATCACACCAGGATTTACCCGCTGTATCGACTTATTCCACCAGGCCACCCCGCCATCGCAGTCATCGCTGATCGAGCAGTGGCAGCACCTGCGCAACGAACTGGATCTGCGCCAGCTACTGCGCCGCCACCGTTTGCGTCGTATCGATGCCAACCGCGCGGTAGCCGGGCACTTCAGCCAGCGCATCAATACCAACCGTTTCATCATGGCCATGGCGAGCACCTGCCATGACAGCCGGCTGACACGTCTTCGCATGTGCCACACCGGGTTACTGCATCAGCACTGCGATCGGTTTACCTTCCTGAGTCCGGGGGCAAACCAGTGGCTGCAGCTTGAAGGCAGTACGCTGAGCCTGAGCCTCGATACGCTGGCACTGGCCGAAGCCTGGGAGGTCATCCGCCCCGGGGCTTCAGGCTCACAAACCGTACTGGAAGCCTTCGATCAACAAGGCCATCTGATGGTTGCGCTGGAAGCAGCTCAGCCTGTGGCGTAG
- the pgi gene encoding glucose-6-phosphate isomerase, whose protein sequence is MSIRQNRAWQALEKHRDSMRDVHLSSLFSEGGRASALTHEAAGLRMDLSKQRVRGETMELLLDLAREAGVEQAIPRLLEGKHVNRTEDRPALHSALRMPRDARLHVNETDVVAAVHDSLDAMERMVNKLHAGQWRGTSGRPITDVVNLGVGGSDLGPLMVSTALEEFAPTDVHQVELHFASTIDGSQLADILPQLNPETTLFIYSSKSFGTIDTAANAATALDWLKEGLGESEASIKRQHFIGVSTKSEKMDEWGFDREHQLLFWDWVGGRYSFWSGIGLGIALKVGMDNFRRMLDGAHQMDEHFRNTPLEQNLPVLFAMVGIWNTNFLDIPSLAVLPYDGRLGHLPGYLQQLEMESNGKSTTNEGEQVDYATCPIIWGEIGPNGQHAFYQLLHQGTRAVACDFIAPIDRYSNVEDDTLRADLKYQHRLALANCFAQSRVLMLGDDALPEGEERPPWKRYAGNQPSTTLLLQQLTPESLGALVALYEHKVFVQGTIWDIDSFDQWGVELGKQIANETDGILKSGSGADRLDDSSRALIEAVWAGSHNA, encoded by the coding sequence ATGTCGATTCGTCAAAACCGCGCCTGGCAGGCACTCGAAAAGCATCGCGACAGTATGCGCGATGTTCACCTGAGTTCCCTGTTCAGTGAGGGTGGGCGCGCCAGCGCACTGACGCATGAAGCGGCAGGTCTGCGCATGGATCTGTCCAAGCAGCGCGTTCGCGGCGAGACCATGGAGCTGCTGCTGGACCTGGCTCGCGAAGCCGGCGTTGAGCAGGCTATTCCGCGCCTGCTGGAAGGCAAGCATGTTAACCGCACCGAGGATCGTCCGGCGTTGCACAGTGCTTTGCGCATGCCCCGCGATGCACGGCTGCATGTCAACGAAACCGATGTCGTGGCAGCAGTGCATGACAGCCTCGATGCCATGGAGCGCATGGTAAACAAGCTGCACGCCGGGCAGTGGCGTGGCACCAGTGGCCGGCCAATCACCGATGTGGTCAACCTCGGTGTGGGTGGATCGGATCTCGGCCCGCTGATGGTCTCGACGGCACTCGAAGAGTTCGCGCCGACCGATGTCCACCAGGTCGAACTGCATTTTGCCTCGACCATTGATGGCTCCCAGCTGGCCGATATCCTGCCGCAGCTGAATCCGGAGACCACGCTGTTCATCTACTCTTCGAAGTCCTTCGGTACCATCGACACCGCTGCCAATGCCGCCACCGCGCTGGACTGGCTGAAAGAGGGACTGGGTGAGAGCGAAGCTTCCATCAAACGCCAGCACTTCATCGGTGTTTCTACCAAGTCCGAAAAAATGGACGAGTGGGGCTTTGATCGTGAACACCAGTTGCTGTTCTGGGACTGGGTCGGTGGGCGCTACTCCTTCTGGAGCGGTATCGGTCTGGGGATCGCCCTGAAAGTCGGCATGGATAACTTCCGGCGCATGCTGGACGGTGCCCATCAGATGGATGAGCACTTCCGCAATACGCCGCTGGAGCAGAACCTGCCGGTGCTGTTTGCCATGGTGGGCATCTGGAATACCAACTTCCTCGATATTCCTTCGCTGGCCGTGCTGCCCTATGACGGCCGTCTCGGCCATTTGCCGGGGTACCTGCAGCAGCTCGAAATGGAGTCCAATGGCAAGTCGACTACCAATGAGGGTGAGCAGGTCGATTACGCCACCTGCCCGATCATCTGGGGGGAAATCGGCCCCAATGGGCAGCATGCCTTTTATCAGCTGCTTCATCAGGGTACTCGGGCTGTGGCCTGTGACTTCATCGCACCGATCGATCGCTACAGCAATGTTGAAGACGATACCCTGCGGGCGGACCTCAAGTATCAGCACCGTCTGGCGTTGGCCAACTGTTTTGCCCAGTCACGCGTGCTGATGCTGGGTGATGATGCTTTGCCGGAAGGTGAGGAGCGGCCGCCGTGGAAGCGTTATGCCGGCAACCAGCCTTCGACCACGCTGCTGCTCCAGCAGCTGACGCCGGAATCGCTCGGGGCCCTGGTGGCGCTCTATGAGCACAAGGTCTTCGTTCAGGGCACTATCTGGGATATCGATTCCTTCGATCAGTGGGGCGTTGAACTGGGCAAGCAGATTGCCAATGAAACCGATGGCATCCTCAAAAGCGGCAGTGGCGCTGACCGGCTTGATGACTCCAGTCGTGCTCTGATCGAGGCCGTCTGGGCCGGTAGCCATAACGCATGA
- the cmoA gene encoding carboxy-S-adenosyl-L-methionine synthase CmoA, with product MTDASYRDALFTTPLDRVASFSFDEQVVRCFPDMIRRSVPGYGQIIGMLGVIAARHLRRGAHVYDLGCSLGASTLALCQQLPADAFTLDAVDLSPAMVERAREVLTEHCPGYTVNVHEGDIRHFPLRSAGLIMVNFTLQFLDPEDREAVIDRLYRTLEPGGMLILAEKITFADPTRAALMIDWHHDFKRANGYSELEISQKRNALEHVMIPDTLETHHDRLARSGFNRHYTWFQHLNFAAMVAFRD from the coding sequence ATGACTGACGCATCTTACCGTGACGCACTCTTTACAACACCCCTGGACCGAGTTGCCAGCTTCTCCTTCGATGAACAGGTGGTGCGCTGTTTTCCTGACATGATTCGCCGTTCGGTTCCCGGCTATGGTCAGATCATCGGCATGCTGGGCGTCATTGCGGCCCGCCATCTGCGTCGAGGCGCCCATGTCTACGATCTCGGCTGCTCGCTGGGCGCGTCCACACTGGCACTCTGCCAGCAGTTGCCTGCCGATGCATTTACCCTTGATGCCGTCGATCTCTCGCCCGCCATGGTCGAACGGGCGCGTGAAGTGCTCACAGAGCACTGTCCCGGCTACACCGTCAATGTGCATGAAGGCGATATCCGTCACTTCCCGTTGCGTTCTGCAGGGCTGATCATGGTCAATTTCACCCTGCAGTTTCTCGATCCCGAAGATCGTGAAGCGGTCATCGACCGGCTCTACCGGACACTTGAGCCCGGGGGCATGCTGATTCTGGCAGAAAAGATCACTTTCGCAGATCCAACCCGTGCCGCACTGATGATCGACTGGCATCATGATTTCAAGCGGGCCAACGGCTACAGCGAGCTGGAAATCTCGCAGAAACGCAACGCGCTGGAACATGTCATGATCCCCGACACCCTCGAGACGCATCATGACAGGCTGGCCCGCTCCGGCTTCAACCGTCATTACACCTGGTTTCAGCATCTCAATTTCGCCGCCATGGTGGCTTTTCGCGACTGA
- a CDS encoding YqiA/YcfP family alpha/beta fold hydrolase, whose protein sequence is MSDQVRPVDNVLYLHGFNSHPTSVKAEMTRRVCAWAEPQVRFYAPWLSHRPQEAFDAALDALRSLRGRTLVIGSSMGGFLAACLARHEPVAAIAVINPAIHPSRIAMAYQGESFENTWTGETFLIDASHEQQARALETVFASPAPSLVLLGTADEVLDYREAMSAFEGSRFLLSEDDDHGLSRYPAFLPEVLAHGGLTLPASVRRGLQAEPPELPDDQPRG, encoded by the coding sequence ATGAGTGATCAAGTCCGCCCGGTCGACAATGTGCTTTACCTGCACGGCTTCAATAGCCACCCGACTTCGGTCAAGGCAGAAATGACTCGCCGGGTCTGTGCATGGGCCGAGCCGCAAGTTCGATTTTATGCGCCCTGGCTATCGCATCGCCCGCAGGAGGCCTTCGATGCGGCGCTTGATGCGTTGCGTTCGCTGAGAGGCCGTACCCTGGTTATTGGCAGCTCGATGGGGGGCTTTCTGGCTGCGTGCCTGGCACGCCATGAGCCAGTAGCCGCCATCGCCGTCATCAATCCGGCCATCCATCCCTCGAGGATTGCCATGGCTTATCAGGGTGAGTCCTTTGAAAATACCTGGACCGGCGAAACATTTCTGATCGATGCCTCGCACGAGCAGCAGGCACGAGCACTTGAAACGGTATTCGCTTCGCCTGCGCCCAGCCTGGTGTTGCTGGGTACCGCGGATGAAGTGCTCGATTACCGTGAGGCCATGAGCGCCTTCGAGGGTAGCCGCTTTCTGCTCAGCGAAGACGACGATCACGGGCTGAGTCGTTATCCCGCATTTCTACCGGAAGTGCTGGCCCATGGTGGTTTGACACTACCGGCGTCGGTGCGCCGCGGACTGCAGGCCGAGCCGCCGGAATTGCCCGACGATCAGCCGCGCGGTTAG
- the cmoB gene encoding tRNA 5-methoxyuridine(34)/uridine 5-oxyacetic acid(34) synthase CmoB, translating to MSTRNYQQALYHAFVDAGLTTWLSRLPDQLARGLDRQRFGDLPQWEKAVHKLPTPGGECHVELNADTVAIDAGMSDADRRRSRSLLALLAPWRKGPYRIDDIDIDTEWRSDWKWQRVAPHLSPLKGRRILDVGGGNGYHGWRMAGAGAGLVIVVDPSPRFYWQFLAMRHFIGSAPPVHFVPVGLEDVPPELEYFDTVFSMGVLYHRRSPIDHLLALRDTLRPGGELVLETLVVEGDEHTLLMPGDRYARMPNVWFLPSSAALSHWCRRCGFEDVKVVDEAPTTLDEQRATEWMTFQSLRDFLDPDDPTRTVEGYPAPRRAVLIARRR from the coding sequence ATGTCGACCCGAAACTATCAGCAGGCACTCTACCATGCTTTTGTCGATGCCGGCCTGACCACCTGGCTGTCACGACTGCCTGATCAGCTCGCCCGTGGGCTCGATCGTCAGCGCTTCGGCGATCTGCCGCAGTGGGAAAAGGCGGTACACAAACTGCCAACACCCGGCGGAGAATGCCACGTCGAGCTTAACGCCGATACCGTGGCCATCGATGCCGGCATGAGCGACGCCGATCGACGCCGCAGCCGCAGCCTGCTCGCCTTGCTCGCCCCATGGCGCAAGGGGCCGTACCGCATCGATGACATCGACATCGATACCGAATGGCGATCCGACTGGAAGTGGCAGCGCGTGGCCCCGCACCTGAGCCCGCTGAAGGGTCGACGCATTCTCGATGTTGGTGGGGGCAACGGCTATCACGGCTGGCGCATGGCGGGCGCCGGCGCCGGGCTGGTGATCGTGGTCGACCCCTCGCCGCGCTTTTACTGGCAGTTTCTTGCCATGCGCCACTTCATCGGCAGCGCACCGCCGGTTCACTTCGTGCCGGTCGGACTGGAAGATGTCCCTCCTGAGCTCGAATACTTCGATACAGTCTTCTCGATGGGGGTGCTCTACCATCGTCGCTCACCCATCGATCACCTGCTGGCACTGCGCGATACCCTGCGTCCGGGCGGCGAGCTGGTACTGGAGACACTGGTGGTGGAAGGCGATGAACATACGCTGCTGATGCCCGGCGATCGCTATGCACGCATGCCCAATGTGTGGTTCCTCCCCTCCTCTGCGGCATTGAGCCACTGGTGCCGACGTTGCGGCTTCGAGGACGTTAAAGTGGTCGATGAAGCCCCTACTACCCTGGATGAGCAGCGCGCCACCGAGTGGATGACCTTTCAGTCACTGCGCGACTTCCTCGATCCCGATGATCCCACACGTACCGTGGAAGGGTATCCGGCCCCTCGCCGAGCCGTGCTGATCGCTCGACGGCGCTGA
- the parE gene encoding DNA topoisomerase IV subunit B produces MSQYSASSIEVLSGLEPVRKRPGMYTDTSRPNHLVQEVVDNSVDEALAGHAHRIVVRLRDDGGIEVTDDGRGMPIDHHPEHGVSGVELIMTRLHAGGKFSQENYRFSGGLHGVGVSVVNALSERLEVEVCKGGERHAMAFARGEKVEDLSVIDSCPKKMTGTLVRFWPENSYFDTPGVSVSRLRHLLRAKAVLCPGLEMVLIESDGSETRWQYEDGLRDYLAQATDGFEPLPATPFVGRFEDEEHGVDWAIQWLPEGGDALVESYVNLIPTPLGGTHVNGLRSGLLEALREFCDYRNLLPKNVKLTGDDLWERVSFVLSVRMFEPQFAGQTKERLSSRAVAGFVSAVVKDAFSLWLNEHTDQAEQLAELVISAAQRRQRSSKKVARKKVTQGPALPGKLADCSSQDPAVSELFLVEGDSAGGSAKQARNRETQAILPLRGKILNTWEVDPQEVLASQEVHDIAVALGMDPGSDNLEKLRYNRVCILADADSDGLHIATLLCALFVRHFPSLVDAGHVFVAMPPLYRIDLGKEVYYALDESEKAAILKRLEGKRGTPGVQRFKGLGEMSPVQLRETTMAPDTRRLVQLTRETGDDTLDILDMLLAKKRAADRRGWLERYGNMAEVEV; encoded by the coding sequence ATGAGCCAATACAGCGCCAGTTCCATCGAGGTGCTCTCCGGCCTGGAGCCGGTGCGCAAGCGTCCCGGCATGTACACCGACACCTCGCGTCCCAACCATCTCGTTCAGGAGGTGGTCGATAACAGCGTCGATGAGGCCCTGGCCGGTCACGCTCATCGTATTGTCGTGCGTCTGCGGGATGATGGCGGTATCGAGGTGACCGATGACGGTCGCGGCATGCCGATCGATCACCATCCCGAGCATGGCGTATCGGGGGTCGAGCTGATCATGACCCGGCTGCATGCCGGCGGCAAGTTCTCACAGGAGAACTATCGTTTCTCCGGTGGCCTGCACGGCGTCGGCGTCTCGGTCGTCAATGCGCTCTCCGAGCGGCTTGAGGTCGAAGTGTGCAAGGGCGGTGAACGTCATGCCATGGCTTTTGCCCGGGGGGAGAAGGTCGAGGACCTGTCGGTTATCGATAGTTGTCCGAAGAAGATGACCGGTACTCTGGTGCGCTTCTGGCCTGAAAACAGCTATTTCGATACTCCGGGTGTATCGGTCTCGCGACTGCGTCATCTGCTGCGGGCCAAGGCCGTGCTGTGCCCCGGTCTGGAAATGGTGCTGATCGAAAGCGACGGCAGCGAAACCCGCTGGCAGTACGAGGATGGTCTCCGGGACTATCTTGCCCAGGCAACCGATGGCTTTGAGCCGCTACCGGCAACTCCCTTTGTCGGGCGCTTCGAGGATGAAGAACATGGCGTGGACTGGGCCATCCAGTGGCTGCCCGAAGGCGGCGATGCGCTGGTTGAATCCTATGTCAACCTGATCCCCACGCCACTTGGTGGCACCCATGTCAACGGCCTGCGCAGCGGTTTGCTGGAAGCGCTGCGCGAGTTCTGTGACTACCGCAACCTGTTGCCGAAGAACGTCAAGCTGACCGGCGATGATCTCTGGGAGCGGGTTTCATTCGTGCTATCAGTGCGCATGTTCGAACCCCAGTTCGCCGGACAAACCAAGGAGCGATTGTCGTCGCGCGCCGTGGCCGGCTTTGTATCGGCGGTGGTCAAGGATGCCTTCTCGCTCTGGCTCAACGAGCATACCGATCAGGCTGAGCAACTGGCTGAACTGGTGATCAGCGCCGCGCAGCGCCGTCAGCGCTCCTCAAAGAAGGTGGCGCGCAAGAAGGTCACCCAGGGACCGGCGCTGCCAGGCAAGCTGGCGGATTGTTCCAGTCAGGACCCGGCGGTCAGCGAACTTTTCCTGGTGGAGGGGGACAGCGCCGGTGGCAGTGCCAAACAGGCGCGCAACCGCGAGACTCAGGCGATCCTGCCGCTGCGTGGCAAGATTCTCAATACCTGGGAAGTTGACCCTCAGGAAGTACTGGCCTCACAGGAAGTTCATGATATTGCCGTGGCGCTGGGTATGGACCCGGGCAGCGACAATCTCGAGAAGCTGCGCTACAACCGGGTCTGTATTCTTGCTGATGCCGATTCCGACGGCTTGCATATCGCCACGCTGCTGTGTGCGCTGTTCGTTCGACACTTCCCTTCGCTGGTTGATGCCGGCCACGTGTTCGTCGCGATGCCGCCGTTGTATCGCATCGATCTCGGCAAGGAGGTGTATTACGCCCTCGACGAGAGTGAAAAGGCGGCAATTCTCAAGCGACTCGAAGGCAAGCGGGGGACGCCTGGTGTACAGCGTTTCAAGGGGCTGGGCGAAATGAGCCCGGTACAGCTGCGCGAAACCACCATGGCTCCGGATACGCGTCGGCTGGTACAGCTCACGCGGGAAACCGGCGACGACACGCTCGATATTCTGGATATGCTGCTGGCGAAGAAGCGCGCTGCCGATCGGCGCGGCTGGCTGGAACGCTACGGCAACATGGCTGAGGTAGAAGTCTGA